The Bernardetia sp. genome has a window encoding:
- the hisIE gene encoding bifunctional phosphoribosyl-AMP cyclohydrolase/phosphoribosyl-ATP diphosphatase HisIE, with product MDTNNVLQSSQIDFEKQNGLIPAIIQDSKTMRVLMLGFMNQEAFEKTQQEGKVTFFSRTKNRLWTKGETSENFLYVEKMHLDCDNDTLLIFVRPEGEVCHKGEDTCFGKEKNTANIHFLQHLENTIEKRSEDIPENENSYTRKLLNKGVHKVAQKVGEEAVEVVIDAMRADKERFKEECGDLLYHLLVLMRSQDVKIDEVMEVLEKRHK from the coding sequence ATGGATACGAACAACGTATTACAGAGCAGTCAGATAGATTTTGAAAAACAAAATGGACTTATTCCAGCCATTATTCAAGATAGTAAAACCATGCGTGTCTTGATGCTTGGTTTTATGAATCAAGAAGCCTTTGAAAAAACACAACAAGAAGGAAAAGTTACTTTTTTTAGTCGAACAAAAAATCGTCTTTGGACAAAGGGAGAAACTTCTGAAAATTTCCTGTACGTAGAAAAAATGCACTTAGACTGTGATAATGACACACTTCTTATTTTTGTAAGACCAGAAGGCGAAGTATGTCATAAAGGAGAAGATACTTGTTTTGGAAAGGAGAAAAATACTGCCAATATTCATTTTTTACAGCATTTAGAAAATACGATTGAGAAGAGAAGCGAAGATATTCCAGAAAATGAAAATTCTTATACTAGAAAACTATTGAATAAAGGCGTTCATAAAGTGGCTCAAAAAGTAGGGGAGGAAGCAGTAGAAGTTGTTATTGATGCCATGAGAGCAGACAAAGAACGCTTCAAAGAAGAATGTGGCGACTTACTCTATCACTTGCTTGTTTTGATGCGTTCGCAGGATGTAAAAATAGATGAAGTTATGGAAGTCTTGGAAAAAAGACATAAGTAA
- a CDS encoding iron ABC transporter permease: MNRQNYPLIFITLFIVLIFLFGLNMSLGSVSIPFSEIWTIIFQKTASKNSWITIVWEFRLPKALTAIIVGMALSVSGLQMQTLFRNPLAGPFVLGISSGASLGVAILMLFVSSLSANHFLSAFLSQGSLWQTSIASTLGAALVLSLVIVASIRISNNMALLIVGLMFGSATGAIVSILQYFSEAEAIKSYLLWTFGSLSQVTWDKLPFLIALNISGIFATWAMHKPLDALLLGERYAESMGLSLQKTRLGIIFTTSLLAGSITAFCGPIGFIGLAVPHLIKILIKTARHQILIPAVALGGAILLLACDSISQLPMSSKVLPINAVTSLVGAPVVIWVILKKRSL, translated from the coding sequence TTGAATCGACAGAATTATCCACTTATTTTCATAACGCTTTTTATAGTTCTGATTTTTTTGTTTGGACTAAATATGTCGTTGGGTTCGGTGTCTATTCCCTTTTCTGAAATTTGGACAATTATTTTTCAAAAAACAGCTTCCAAAAATTCTTGGATTACGATTGTTTGGGAATTTAGATTACCCAAAGCCTTAACTGCTATAATTGTTGGAATGGCTCTTTCTGTAAGTGGTTTACAGATGCAGACTTTGTTTCGAAATCCCTTAGCAGGACCTTTTGTGCTTGGGATTAGTTCTGGGGCAAGTTTGGGAGTTGCAATTTTGATGCTTTTTGTGTCTAGTCTTTCAGCCAATCATTTTTTGAGTGCTTTTTTGTCTCAAGGTTCTCTTTGGCAAACTAGCATTGCCTCTACACTTGGAGCAGCTTTAGTATTGAGTTTGGTTATTGTGGCTTCTATCAGAATTTCAAATAATATGGCTCTCTTGATTGTAGGATTGATGTTTGGTAGCGCAACAGGTGCAATCGTAAGTATTTTACAATATTTTAGTGAGGCAGAAGCGATAAAATCGTATTTACTTTGGACATTTGGTAGCCTTTCTCAAGTAACTTGGGATAAATTACCTTTTTTGATAGCATTAAATATATCAGGGATTTTTGCTACTTGGGCAATGCACAAACCACTAGATGCACTGCTTTTGGGAGAGCGTTATGCTGAAAGTATGGGGCTTAGTCTTCAAAAAACTCGTTTAGGAATTATTTTTACTACAAGTCTTTTGGCTGGAAGTATTACAGCTTTTTGTGGTCCGATTGGTTTTATTGGCTTGGCAGTTCCTCATTTAATCAAAATTTTAATAAAAACGGCTCGTCATCAAATTCTGATTCCTGCTGTGGCATTGGGTGGAGCAATTTTACTTTTGGCTTGTGATAGCATTTCCCAACTTCCTATGTCTTCAAAAGTATTGCCTATCAATGCAGTAACTTCTCTTGTAGGTGCACCTGTCGTAATTTGGGTAATTCTGAAAAAACGCAGTCTTTAA
- a CDS encoding type I restriction enzyme HsdR N-terminal domain-containing protein has translation MFPKLNIPSFEAKIRQVASKSDKVAGNSKNKSKYQIFDIIRKKWIILTPEEWVRQHVVHFLLANNYSKNLMQVESEHLYQERKKRTDILVFDRDGTPFLVVECKAAHIRLSSDVFSQVAVYNYCIDAPFVMITNGMERAIFMKTTDDTKNVSYKMIQKLPVF, from the coding sequence TTGTTTCCCAAACTCAACATTCCTTCTTTTGAAGCTAAAATTAGGCAAGTAGCGTCTAAGTCTGACAAAGTTGCAGGAAATTCAAAAAATAAAAGTAAATATCAGATATTCGACATTATTCGTAAAAAATGGATTATCCTTACACCAGAAGAATGGGTAAGACAACATGTTGTGCATTTTCTCCTTGCCAATAATTATTCTAAAAACCTAATGCAAGTAGAAAGTGAACACCTCTACCAAGAACGAAAAAAACGTACTGACATTTTAGTTTTTGATAGAGATGGCACTCCGTTTTTAGTTGTAGAATGTAAGGCTGCTCATATTCGCCTTTCTTCTGATGTGTTTTCGCAAGTAGCTGTCTATAATTATTGTATAGATGCTCCTTTTGTGATGATAACCAATGGAATGGAAAGAGCTATTTTTATGAAGACGACAGATGACACTAAAAATGTATCTTATAAAATGATACAGAAATTACCTGTTTTCTAA
- the pyrE gene encoding orotate phosphoribosyltransferase — MKETTPLSESHVETEFSSVAHQIASMLLEIEAVKLRPHEPFQWASGWNSPIYCDNRLTLSYPKVRTFITKALANMIREEFPDVTAIAGVATAGIPQAALVAHELDLPMLYIRSKPKEHGTQSQIEGKLNPDDKVVLIEDLISTGQSSLSAAHVLQATQAKVIGMAAIFTYSFDRASRNFSQAAINLKTLCDYPTLIEQAITQNYLEEEDHEILTKWRDKPESWMPKKR, encoded by the coding sequence ATGAAAGAAACTACTCCACTATCAGAATCACATGTAGAAACAGAATTTTCTTCTGTTGCTCATCAAATTGCTTCGATGCTTTTGGAAATTGAAGCTGTTAAGCTACGCCCTCATGAGCCTTTTCAGTGGGCTTCGGGCTGGAACTCCCCTATTTATTGCGACAATCGTCTGACACTTTCTTATCCAAAAGTAAGGACTTTTATTACAAAAGCTCTAGCTAATATGATAAGAGAAGAATTTCCAGATGTTACGGCTATTGCTGGTGTCGCAACGGCAGGGATTCCACAAGCAGCTCTTGTAGCACACGAACTTGACTTGCCTATGCTCTATATTCGTTCCAAACCCAAAGAACACGGAACACAAAGTCAGATTGAAGGTAAGTTAAATCCAGATGACAAGGTAGTTTTGATAGAGGATTTGATTTCTACTGGACAAAGCTCTCTTTCAGCAGCTCACGTTTTGCAAGCCACACAAGCTAAAGTAATTGGAATGGCTGCTATTTTTACATATAGTTTTGACAGAGCAAGTCGTAATTTCTCACAGGCAGCCATTAACCTAAAAACGCTTTGTGATTATCCTACACTCATTGAGCAAGCCATTACTCAAAACTATTTGGAAGAAGAAGACCACGAAATCTTGACAAAATGGAGAGATAAGCCTGAAAGTTGGATGCCAAAAAAGAGATAG
- a CDS encoding AMP nucleosidase — protein sequence MSKKENIVKDWLPRYTGRNLEDFGEFILLTNFIGYVEKFAERFGVEVEGRNKPMQTATADNITIINFGMGSAMAATVMDLLSAIEIKALLFLGKCGGLKKKNELGSFVLPIAGIRGEGTSNDYLPSEVPALPSFRIHKSASIVIRNHQLDYYTGTVYTTNRRVWEHDTSFKKYLEDMRVMAIDMETATIFTVGFVNEIPRGALLMVSDNPMIPEGVKTSKSDSTVTAQFAERHLQVGIETLQRIAKSGESMKHMRFE from the coding sequence ATGTCTAAAAAAGAAAATATTGTCAAAGATTGGTTGCCACGCTATACAGGACGCAATTTAGAAGATTTTGGCGAATTTATTTTACTAACTAACTTTATTGGTTATGTAGAAAAATTTGCAGAGCGTTTTGGAGTGGAAGTAGAAGGAAGAAATAAGCCTATGCAAACAGCCACAGCCGATAATATTACCATCATTAATTTTGGAATGGGAAGCGCAATGGCTGCCACAGTAATGGATTTGCTCTCTGCCATTGAAATAAAAGCATTGCTATTTTTAGGAAAATGTGGAGGCTTAAAGAAAAAAAACGAGTTAGGAAGTTTTGTATTGCCTATTGCTGGCATTCGTGGCGAAGGAACAAGTAATGATTATTTACCAAGTGAAGTTCCTGCTTTACCTTCTTTTCGTATTCATAAATCGGCTTCTATTGTTATTCGTAATCATCAATTAGATTACTACACAGGAACAGTCTATACTACAAATCGCAGAGTTTGGGAACACGATACTAGCTTTAAAAAATATTTGGAAGATATGCGTGTGATGGCAATTGATATGGAAACAGCTACTATTTTTACAGTCGGTTTTGTCAATGAAATTCCTCGTGGTGCGCTACTTATGGTTTCAGACAATCCTATGATTCCAGAAGGAGTAAAAACTTCAAAAAGCGACTCAACAGTAACAGCACAGTTTGCAGAGCGTCATTTACAAGTTGGAATAGAAACGCTACAACGTATTGCAAAGTCGGGCGAATCGATGAAACACATGAGATTTGAATAA